In one Umezawaea sp. Da 62-37 genomic region, the following are encoded:
- a CDS encoding DUF5682 family protein: MATTFIGVRHHSPACAGLVASTIEALRPAHVLVEGPVDMNDRLDELLLGHRPPIAVYTYYRDAERSHASWTPFCDYSPEWVALATGRACGARVRFIDLPAWHPAFQGRGNRYADAEARYTEVTGRLCREFSVDNTDVLWDHLFEVEPADGLAERLTAYFDLVRGEATTEHADVEREAYMASWIRAARADAGDRPVVVVTGGFHTPALRVLAADPEPGWPEVPRPPEESVGASYLVPYSFRRLDAFTGYQSGMPSPEYYRHLWNDGVPGAAAALVESVVGRLRRRGQPVSTADLIAARTLAQGLARLRGHAHPSRTDVLDGLVGALVSEDLSQPPPWTVRGPLRPGAHPAVVEMVAALSGDRVGSLHPDTPAPPLVAAVQEELFALGLDGSGEVGVDLTDEVGLRRSRTLHRLRILGIPGFERLSGPDGGGDPVFAERWRLTPFDGRLPALIEAAVHGATPDEAAGAALHDRVEDAGADRLAEVLFDAALCGITTLSDDVVAALTARVAQVSDVAVLGRVLAVVVGLWRYDGLFGTAGSPVLGAVIGGAVTRVLWLVEGLHGGPAPADPRRLLALAATRDAVLHAESVLEHGRAEAVAVLGRVGADAQAPPDLRGAAFGFCWSLGDGGGVERAVRGMSGPRTIGDWLAGLFAVAREEVLSADAVITLLDELVHALSEEDFLVALPALRQAFAFFPPSERETIAKRVVVARGAGGSAGALLRIDVDPLVVAAGMALEAKVDAVLAREGLA; the protein is encoded by the coding sequence ATGGCGACGACGTTCATCGGGGTCCGGCACCACAGCCCGGCCTGCGCCGGGCTGGTGGCGTCGACCATCGAGGCGCTGCGGCCCGCGCACGTGCTGGTGGAGGGGCCGGTCGACATGAACGACCGGCTCGACGAGCTGCTGCTCGGGCACCGGCCGCCGATCGCGGTCTACACCTACTACCGCGACGCCGAGCGGTCGCACGCGTCGTGGACGCCGTTCTGCGACTACTCCCCCGAGTGGGTCGCGCTGGCCACCGGCCGGGCGTGCGGGGCGCGGGTGCGGTTCATCGACCTGCCCGCGTGGCACCCGGCGTTCCAGGGGCGCGGCAACCGGTACGCCGACGCCGAGGCGCGCTACACCGAGGTGACGGGCAGGCTCTGCCGGGAGTTCTCGGTCGACAACACCGACGTGCTCTGGGACCACCTGTTCGAGGTGGAGCCCGCCGACGGGCTCGCGGAGCGGCTGACGGCGTACTTCGACCTGGTGCGCGGCGAGGCGACGACCGAGCACGCGGACGTGGAGCGCGAGGCCTACATGGCGTCGTGGATCCGGGCCGCGCGGGCCGACGCGGGCGACCGGCCGGTGGTCGTGGTGACGGGCGGGTTCCACACGCCCGCGCTGCGGGTGCTGGCCGCCGACCCCGAGCCGGGATGGCCGGAGGTGCCGCGGCCGCCGGAGGAGTCGGTGGGCGCCAGCTACCTGGTGCCGTACTCGTTCCGGCGGCTGGACGCGTTCACCGGCTACCAGTCCGGGATGCCGTCGCCGGAGTACTACCGGCACCTGTGGAACGACGGGGTGCCGGGCGCGGCGGCGGCGCTGGTGGAGTCGGTGGTGGGTCGGCTGCGGCGGCGCGGGCAGCCGGTGTCGACGGCGGACCTGATCGCGGCCCGCACGCTGGCCCAGGGTTTGGCGCGGTTGCGCGGGCACGCCCACCCGTCGCGGACCGACGTGCTGGACGGGCTGGTCGGCGCGCTGGTGTCGGAGGACCTGTCGCAGCCGCCGCCGTGGACGGTGCGCGGCCCGCTGCGGCCGGGCGCCCACCCTGCGGTGGTGGAGATGGTGGCGGCGCTCAGCGGCGACCGGGTGGGGTCGCTGCACCCGGACACCCCGGCTCCCCCGCTGGTCGCGGCCGTTCAGGAGGAGCTGTTCGCGCTGGGGCTCGACGGCTCCGGCGAGGTCGGGGTCGACCTCACCGACGAGGTCGGACTGCGTCGCAGCCGGACGCTGCACCGGCTGCGGATCCTGGGGATCCCCGGCTTCGAACGGCTGTCCGGGCCGGACGGCGGGGGCGATCCGGTGTTCGCCGAGCGGTGGCGGCTCACCCCGTTCGACGGCAGGCTGCCCGCGCTCATCGAGGCGGCGGTGCACGGCGCGACCCCGGACGAGGCCGCCGGCGCGGCGCTGCACGACCGGGTCGAGGACGCGGGGGCCGACCGGCTCGCCGAGGTGCTGTTCGACGCGGCGCTGTGCGGCATCACCACGCTGTCCGACGACGTGGTGGCCGCGTTGACCGCACGGGTCGCGCAGGTGTCGGACGTGGCCGTGCTCGGGCGGGTGCTGGCGGTCGTGGTGGGGCTGTGGCGCTACGACGGGCTGTTCGGCACGGCGGGCAGCCCGGTGCTGGGCGCGGTGATCGGCGGTGCGGTGACGCGGGTGCTGTGGCTGGTCGAGGGGCTGCACGGCGGACCGGCGCCGGCCGATCCCCGCAGGCTGCTGGCGCTGGCCGCGACCCGCGACGCGGTGCTGCACGCCGAGTCGGTGCTGGAGCACGGGCGGGCCGAGGCGGTCGCCGTGCTGGGCAGGGTGGGCGCCGACGCGCAGGCGCCGCCGGACCTGCGCGGGGCGGCGTTCGGGTTCTGCTGGTCGCTGGGCGACGGCGGCGGCGTGGAACGGGCCGTGCGGGGCATGTCGGGGCCCAGGACGATCGGCGACTGGCTGGCCGGGTTGTTCGCGGTGGCCCGCGAGGAGGTGCTGTCCGCCGACGCCGTGATCACCCTGCTCGACGAGCTGGTGCACGCGCTGTCCGAAGAGGACTTCCTGGTCGCGCTTCCCGCGCTGCGCCAGGCCTTCGCGTTCTTCCCGCCGTCGGAGCGGGAGACGATCGCGAAACGGGTGGTGGTCGCGCGGGGTGCGGGCGGATCGGCCGGGGCGCTGCTGCGGATCGACGTGGATCCGCTGGTGGTCGCCGCCGGGATGGCGCTGGAGGCCAAGGTCGACGCGGTGCTCGCACGGGAGGGGCTGGCATGA
- a CDS encoding AAA family ATPase, with protein sequence MSDDKKVQRPPAEVRYADELARLRESDTAHRPPGWALSLQGARRFVVGDPRAGITRKFVGDPSLIDRALVTLATTRGLMLVGEPGTAKSLLSELIAAAVCGESTLTIQGGAATTEDQIKYSWNYALLVAEGPSPRSLVPAPMLRGMAEGKVVRFEEITRCPLEVQDSLLSLLSERVVAIPELTGPDGMVFANDGFTVIATANTRDRGVNEMSAALKRRFNFETVFPIADFATELDLVEQEARALLERSGVGVQPRRDVLEVLVTTFRELRDGVTSSGQPMDRLTTVMSTAEAVSVAHAVGLRGWFLRGEAGTPADLVECLAGTAAKDNPDDLARLRRYLEQQASRRKGAHWQALHQARHLLPG encoded by the coding sequence TTGTCCGACGACAAGAAGGTCCAGCGGCCACCGGCCGAGGTGCGGTACGCCGACGAGCTGGCGCGGCTGCGGGAGTCCGACACGGCGCACCGGCCGCCGGGGTGGGCGTTGAGCCTGCAGGGGGCGCGGCGGTTCGTCGTCGGCGACCCGCGGGCGGGCATCACCCGCAAGTTCGTCGGCGACCCGTCGCTGATCGACCGGGCACTGGTGACGCTGGCGACGACGCGCGGGCTGATGCTGGTCGGTGAGCCGGGGACGGCGAAGTCGTTGCTGTCGGAGCTGATCGCGGCGGCGGTGTGCGGGGAGTCGACGCTGACGATCCAGGGTGGCGCGGCGACGACCGAGGACCAGATCAAGTACTCGTGGAACTACGCGCTGCTGGTCGCGGAAGGGCCGTCGCCGCGGTCGCTGGTGCCCGCGCCGATGCTGCGGGGCATGGCCGAGGGCAAGGTCGTGCGGTTCGAGGAGATCACCCGGTGCCCGCTGGAGGTGCAGGACAGCCTGCTGTCGCTGCTGTCCGAGCGGGTGGTGGCGATCCCGGAGCTGACCGGGCCGGACGGGATGGTGTTCGCGAACGACGGCTTCACGGTCATCGCGACGGCGAACACCCGCGACCGCGGCGTGAACGAGATGAGCGCGGCGCTCAAGCGGCGGTTCAACTTCGAGACCGTGTTCCCGATCGCCGACTTCGCCACCGAGCTGGACCTGGTGGAGCAGGAGGCGCGGGCGCTGCTGGAGCGGTCCGGGGTCGGGGTGCAGCCCCGGCGGGACGTGCTGGAGGTGCTGGTGACGACGTTCCGCGAGCTGCGCGACGGGGTGACGTCCTCGGGGCAGCCGATGGACCGGCTGACGACGGTGATGAGCACGGCGGAGGCGGTGTCGGTGGCGCACGCCGTCGGGCTGCGCGGGTGGTTCCTGCGCGGTGAGGCGGGCACCCCGGCGGACCTGGTGGAGTGCCTGGCGGGAACGGCGGCGAAGGACAACCCGGACGACCTGGCCCGGTTGCGGCGGTACCTGGAGCAGCAGGCGTCGCGGCGCAAGGGCGCGCATTGGCAGGCCCTGCACCAGGCTCGCCACCTGCTGCCCGGCTGA
- a CDS encoding DUF4132 domain-containing protein translates to MLISRTEPEELDVRRWELVADGSEKFWEIGRDGASVTVRYGRLGSLGQTKVKDFASDAVAVAHVDRLVAEKVKKGYAEVGGPAAAVELAPAVAAGESTVDAVPPAGDSAVERPDETTFVVPPSWRGAVRPGRGQGARRPVKSTRDVDKYLKAKLGRPPRRLTAVMGHPDSDPELVAAARAYLNGSETPLGAATVAAAMTDEASRFYGREDVATLADAWVVRHGFAFAAAATGDLGRIDISWSGARGREAAMVEWRTVERRRWPYANRQVVERLRVLLIGASEADYLAAVEALSGRRGTLLARTIAAFLAPTRHDWADELFAEVMAEPRLIEEHRLFLTSLRTVEQVAAVAARDGYRGWIVEKDVLPTLVNAVGAGIAPVVAGLLDDDHGDDTRKLLVEALAWLPTDEAFGLLLDRLDDRFVRPAVLGAIKRYPARALRGLAAMTGSESAKALLVGHVKADPALVAEVLPELDDARRAAVEEAASEEGPVPDVPADLLPPLLVTPPWTVKRAVVKPVVVEGLVSPVSRDIRWEPGEREVWAEAFGDNHWPEPKVLVWRLAVDQLFKGKIQWYQQPALVMKAPVDLIRHRLGEWEPEVWSAMDWARPVVARFGIDAFPVALKVAKADPSAGAEVLLPFVDREVAELMADWLVRLKSVYPVAVAWFLRHPETAARALLPAALGKAGKARRDAEAALVLIAGRGHADVLRKVAAEHGERVVGAVEDLIATDPLDRLPAKMPVIGDWADPVLLPRILVRDRRHALPGAAAGHVLTMLAMSKPDDVYAGVDVVRELCDPGSLARFAWAVFEAWRADGTPPKDGWVLPAQGLLGDDGTVRALTPVIRAWPGEGGHSKAVVGLGVLAAIGSDVALLHLNTIAQKAQFSGLKSRARQMINAVAAKLGLTGEQLADRLVPDFGLDDAATLVVDYGPRKFVVGFDEQLKPYVVDGDGKRRKDLPKPGAKDDQELAPSEHKRFAALKKDVRTVAADQIRRFEAAMVARRRWSAEEFRTLFAGHPLLWHVVRRLVWITQDGVGFRLAEDRTLADVDDDAVVLAEDAVVGLAHPLDLGDALDAWAEVFADYEILQPFPQLGRPVHAFTDAERAAKTLTRFEGVEVPVGKLLGLTNRGWRRGEPQDAGVECWITRPVPGGTLVVNLDPGIAVGVVTMFEEQRLTNVWLNDRGGDWRPRGSRTFGELDPITASEVLADLSSLTS, encoded by the coding sequence GTGCTCATCAGTCGGACCGAACCGGAGGAGCTGGACGTGCGCAGGTGGGAACTCGTGGCCGACGGCTCCGAGAAGTTCTGGGAGATCGGCCGGGACGGCGCGAGCGTGACCGTGCGCTACGGACGGCTGGGTTCGTTGGGGCAGACCAAGGTCAAGGACTTCGCGTCGGACGCGGTGGCGGTGGCGCATGTGGACAGGCTCGTGGCGGAGAAGGTGAAGAAGGGGTACGCGGAGGTCGGCGGACCGGCAGCGGCCGTCGAGCTGGCCCCCGCAGTGGCCGCCGGTGAGTCCACGGTGGACGCGGTGCCGCCCGCCGGGGATTCGGCCGTCGAACGGCCGGACGAGACGACGTTCGTGGTGCCCCCGTCGTGGCGCGGCGCCGTGCGGCCGGGCCGCGGGCAGGGTGCGCGCCGCCCGGTCAAGTCCACTCGGGACGTGGACAAGTACCTGAAGGCCAAGCTGGGGCGGCCGCCGAGGCGGTTGACGGCGGTGATGGGCCATCCGGACTCGGACCCGGAACTCGTGGCCGCGGCGCGGGCGTACCTGAACGGGTCGGAGACCCCGCTGGGGGCGGCGACCGTGGCGGCCGCCATGACCGACGAGGCCTCGCGCTTCTACGGCCGGGAAGATGTCGCCACCCTCGCGGACGCGTGGGTGGTGCGGCACGGGTTCGCGTTCGCCGCCGCGGCGACCGGGGACCTGGGGCGGATCGACATCTCGTGGTCGGGCGCCCGCGGCCGGGAAGCGGCGATGGTGGAGTGGCGCACGGTCGAACGCAGGCGTTGGCCGTATGCGAACCGCCAGGTCGTGGAACGGCTCCGCGTGCTGCTGATCGGGGCCTCCGAGGCCGACTACCTCGCCGCCGTGGAGGCGCTGTCCGGTCGCCGGGGCACCCTGCTGGCGCGGACGATCGCGGCTTTCCTGGCTCCGACCCGGCACGACTGGGCCGACGAGCTGTTCGCCGAGGTCATGGCCGAACCGAGGTTGATCGAGGAGCACCGGCTGTTCCTCACCTCCCTGCGGACGGTCGAGCAGGTGGCGGCGGTGGCCGCGCGGGACGGGTACCGGGGGTGGATCGTCGAGAAGGACGTCCTGCCCACGCTGGTCAACGCCGTCGGAGCGGGCATCGCGCCCGTCGTCGCCGGGTTGCTCGACGACGACCACGGCGACGACACGCGCAAACTCCTGGTCGAGGCCCTCGCGTGGCTCCCGACCGACGAGGCGTTCGGCCTGCTGCTCGACCGGCTGGACGACAGGTTCGTGCGGCCCGCCGTGCTCGGCGCGATCAAGCGGTACCCCGCGCGGGCGCTGCGCGGACTGGCGGCGATGACGGGGTCGGAGTCCGCGAAGGCGCTGCTGGTCGGCCACGTCAAGGCCGACCCCGCCCTGGTGGCCGAGGTGCTGCCGGAACTGGACGACGCGCGGCGCGCGGCGGTCGAGGAGGCCGCCTCCGAGGAGGGGCCGGTGCCCGACGTCCCGGCCGACCTGCTGCCTCCGTTGCTGGTCACTCCCCCGTGGACGGTCAAGCGCGCGGTGGTGAAGCCGGTCGTCGTGGAGGGGCTGGTGTCCCCGGTGTCGCGCGACATCCGGTGGGAGCCCGGCGAGCGCGAGGTGTGGGCGGAGGCGTTCGGCGACAACCACTGGCCCGAGCCCAAGGTCCTGGTCTGGCGGCTCGCGGTCGACCAGCTGTTCAAGGGCAAGATCCAGTGGTACCAGCAGCCCGCGCTGGTCATGAAGGCGCCGGTGGACCTGATCCGGCACCGCCTCGGCGAGTGGGAGCCGGAGGTGTGGTCGGCGATGGACTGGGCGCGGCCGGTGGTGGCCCGTTTCGGGATCGACGCGTTCCCGGTCGCGCTGAAGGTCGCGAAGGCGGATCCGTCGGCGGGCGCGGAGGTGCTGCTGCCGTTCGTGGACCGCGAGGTCGCGGAGCTGATGGCGGACTGGCTGGTGCGGCTCAAGTCGGTGTACCCGGTGGCGGTCGCGTGGTTCCTGCGGCACCCGGAGACCGCGGCTCGGGCGCTGCTGCCCGCGGCGCTCGGGAAGGCGGGCAAGGCGCGGCGGGACGCCGAGGCGGCGCTGGTGCTGATCGCGGGGCGCGGGCACGCCGACGTGCTGCGGAAGGTGGCCGCGGAGCACGGCGAGCGGGTGGTGGGCGCGGTCGAGGACCTGATCGCGACGGACCCGCTGGACCGGCTGCCCGCGAAGATGCCGGTGATCGGCGACTGGGCGGATCCGGTGCTGCTCCCCCGGATCCTGGTGCGCGACAGGCGGCACGCGCTGCCCGGTGCCGCCGCGGGGCACGTGCTGACGATGCTGGCGATGTCGAAGCCGGACGACGTGTACGCGGGTGTGGACGTGGTGCGGGAGCTGTGCGATCCGGGGTCGCTGGCGCGGTTCGCGTGGGCGGTGTTCGAGGCGTGGCGGGCCGACGGGACGCCGCCGAAGGACGGCTGGGTGCTGCCCGCGCAGGGGCTGCTCGGTGACGACGGGACCGTGCGGGCGCTGACGCCGGTGATCCGGGCGTGGCCCGGCGAGGGCGGGCACTCCAAGGCCGTGGTCGGGCTCGGGGTGCTGGCCGCGATCGGCAGCGACGTGGCGCTGCTGCACCTCAACACGATCGCGCAGAAGGCCCAGTTCAGCGGGTTGAAGTCGCGGGCGCGGCAGATGATCAACGCGGTCGCGGCGAAGCTCGGGCTGACCGGGGAACAACTGGCCGACCGGCTGGTGCCCGACTTCGGGCTGGACGACGCGGCGACGCTGGTGGTCGACTACGGGCCGCGCAAGTTCGTGGTGGGGTTCGACGAGCAGCTCAAGCCGTACGTGGTGGACGGCGACGGCAAACGGCGCAAGGACCTGCCGAAGCCGGGCGCCAAGGACGACCAGGAGCTGGCCCCGTCCGAGCACAAGCGGTTCGCGGCGTTGAAGAAGGACGTGCGGACGGTCGCGGCCGACCAGATCCGCCGGTTCGAGGCGGCGATGGTGGCGCGGCGGCGGTGGTCGGCCGAGGAGTTCCGGACGCTGTTCGCGGGGCATCCGCTGCTGTGGCACGTCGTGCGGCGGCTGGTGTGGATCACCCAGGACGGTGTGGGCTTCCGGTTGGCCGAGGACCGCACGTTGGCCGACGTGGACGACGACGCGGTCGTGCTGGCCGAGGACGCGGTGGTGGGGCTCGCGCACCCGCTGGACCTGGGCGACGCGCTCGACGCGTGGGCGGAGGTGTTCGCCGACTACGAGATCCTCCAGCCGTTCCCGCAACTGGGCAGGCCGGTGCACGCGTTCACCGACGCCGAGCGGGCGGCCAAGACGTTGACCCGGTTCGAGGGCGTGGAGGTGCCGGTGGGCAAACTGCTGGGGTTGACCAACAGGGGCTGGCGGCGCGGCGAGCCGCAGGACGCCGGGGTGGAGTGCTGGATCACCCGGCCGGTGCCGGGCGGGACGCTGGTGGTCAACCTCGATCCCGGCATCGCGGTCGGGGTGGTCACCATGTTCGAGGAGCAGCGCCTGACGAACGTGTGGCTCAACGACCGCGGCGGGGACTGGCGTCCTCGCGGGTCGCGGACGTTCGGTGAACTCGACCCGATCACCGCGTCCGAGGTGCTGGCCGACCTGTCCTCCCTGACGAGCTGA